Proteins co-encoded in one Cinclus cinclus chromosome 17, bCinCin1.1, whole genome shotgun sequence genomic window:
- the ANAPC7 gene encoding anaphase-promoting complex subunit 7 isoform X1, protein MSVVEHVREMAAAGLHSNVRLLSGLLLTMSGNNPELFSPSQKYQLLVYHADSLFHDKEYRNAVSKYTMALQQKKALSKTSKVRPSTGNAASTPQSQCLPSEIEVKYKMAECYTMLKQDKDAIAILDGIPSRQRTPKINMMLANLYKKAGQERSSVTSYKEVLRQCPLALDAILGLLSLSVKGAEVASMTINIIQSIPNLDWLSVWIKAYAFVHTGDNTRAINTICSLEKKSLLRDNVDLLGSLADLYFRAGDNKNSILKFEQAQMLDPYLIKGMDVYGYLLAREGRLEDVENLGCRLFNISDQHAEPWVVSGCHSFYSKRYSRALYLGAKAIQLNSNSVQALLLKGAALRNMGRVQEAIIHFREAIRLAPCRLDCYEGLIECYLASNSIREAMVMANNVYKTLGANAQTLTLLATVCLEDPVTQEKAKTLLDKALTQRPDYIKAVVKKAELLSREQKYEDGIALLRNALANQSDCVLHRILGDFLVAVNEYQEAMDQYSIALSLDPNDQKSLEGLQKMEKEESPTDATQEEDVDDMEGSGEEGDLEGSDSEAAQWADQEQWFGMQ, encoded by the exons ATGAGTGTGGTGGAGCACGTGCGCGAGATGGCGGCCGCCGGGCTGCACTCGAACGTGCGGCTGCTCAGCGGGCTGCTCCTCACCATGAGCGGCAACAACCC GGAACTGTTCTCTCCCTCTCAGAAGTACCAGCTCCTTGTCTATCATGCAGACTCCCTCTTCCATGACAAGGAATACAGGAATGCTGTCAGCAAGTACACAATGGCCTTACAGCAGAAAAAAGCCTTAAGTAAAACCTCCAAAGTCAGACCTTCTACTGGGAATGCTGCATCAACACCCCAGAGCCAG TGTTTGCCATCAGAAATTGAAGTGAAATACAAAATGGCTGAATGTTACACAATGCTGAAGCAAGATAAAGATGCCATTGCTATTCTTGATGGGATTCCTTCCAGGCAGAGAACTCCAAAG ATCAATATGATGCTGGCAAACCTCTACAAGAAGGCAGGCCAGGAGCGCTCCTCGGTGACGAGCTACAAAGAGGTGCTGAGGCAGTGCCCCTTGGCCCTGGATGCCATCCTGG GCCTGCTCTCGCTGTCGGTGAAGGGAGCAGAAGTGGCCTCCATGACCATCAACATCATCCAGAGCATTCCTAACTTGGACTGGCTCTCTGTGTGGATCAAGGCATATGCCTTTGTGCATACTGGAGACAACACCAGAGCAATAAACACCATTTG cTCTTTAGAGAAGAAGTCATTGCTGAGGGATAATGTGGACTTGCTGGGGAGCTTAGCAGACCTGTACTTCAGAGCTGGAGATAATAAAAACTCTATCCTAAAATTTGAACAAGCACAAATGCTGGATCCTTACCTGATAAAAG GAATGGATGTTTATGGTTATTTATTGGCACGTGAGGGTCGGCTGGAGGATGTGGAGAACCTGGGCTGCCGGCTCTTCAATATTTCTGACCAGCACGCAGAGCCCTGGGTGGTATCTGG GTGTCACAGTTTCTACAGCAAAAGATACTCCCGTGCCTTATACTTGGGAGCCAAAGCCATCCAGCTGAACAGCAACAGTGTCCAAGCCCTGCTGCTGAAAGGAGCAGCTCTGCGCAACATGGGCCGGGTGCAGGAGGCCATCATCCACTTCCGTGAGGCCATCCGGCTCGCGCCCTGCCGCCTCGACTGCTACGAGG GTCTCATCGAGTGTTACCTGGCATCCAACAGCATCCGTGAAGCCATGGTGATGGCAAACAACGTGTACAAAACCCTGGGGGCAAATGCACAGACCCTCACTCTGCTGGCCACAGTCTGCCTGGAGGACCCAGTCAcgcaggaaaaagcaaaaacattgCTGGATAAAGCTCTCACACAAAGACCTGACTATATTAAAGCTGTGGTAAAGAAAGCAGAACTTCTCA GTAGAGAGCAGAAGTATGAAGATGGGATTGCCTTGCTGAGGAATGCCCTGGCCAACCAGAGTGACTGTGTCCTGCACCGCATCCTCGGGGACTTCCTGGTGGCTGTCAACGAGTACCAGGAAGCCATGGACCAGTACAGCATAGCCCTGAG tTTGGATCCAAATGATCAAAAGTCACTGGAAGGAttgcagaaaatggaaaaagaggaaagtcCAACAGATGCCACCCAGGAAGAAGATGTGGATGACATGGAGGGAAGTGGAGAAGAGGGGGACTTGGAAGGCAGTGACAGTGAAGCAGCTCAGTGGGCAGATCAAGAGCAGTGGTTTGGGATGCAGTAA
- the ANAPC7 gene encoding anaphase-promoting complex subunit 7 isoform X2, giving the protein MALQQKKALSKTSKVRPSTGNAASTPQSQCLPSEIEVKYKMAECYTMLKQDKDAIAILDGIPSRQRTPKINMMLANLYKKAGQERSSVTSYKEVLRQCPLALDAILGLLSLSVKGAEVASMTINIIQSIPNLDWLSVWIKAYAFVHTGDNTRAINTICSLEKKSLLRDNVDLLGSLADLYFRAGDNKNSILKFEQAQMLDPYLIKGMDVYGYLLAREGRLEDVENLGCRLFNISDQHAEPWVVSGCHSFYSKRYSRALYLGAKAIQLNSNSVQALLLKGAALRNMGRVQEAIIHFREAIRLAPCRLDCYEGLIECYLASNSIREAMVMANNVYKTLGANAQTLTLLATVCLEDPVTQEKAKTLLDKALTQRPDYIKAVVKKAELLSREQKYEDGIALLRNALANQSDCVLHRILGDFLVAVNEYQEAMDQYSIALSLDPNDQKSLEGLQKMEKEESPTDATQEEDVDDMEGSGEEGDLEGSDSEAAQWADQEQWFGMQ; this is encoded by the exons ATGGCCTTACAGCAGAAAAAAGCCTTAAGTAAAACCTCCAAAGTCAGACCTTCTACTGGGAATGCTGCATCAACACCCCAGAGCCAG TGTTTGCCATCAGAAATTGAAGTGAAATACAAAATGGCTGAATGTTACACAATGCTGAAGCAAGATAAAGATGCCATTGCTATTCTTGATGGGATTCCTTCCAGGCAGAGAACTCCAAAG ATCAATATGATGCTGGCAAACCTCTACAAGAAGGCAGGCCAGGAGCGCTCCTCGGTGACGAGCTACAAAGAGGTGCTGAGGCAGTGCCCCTTGGCCCTGGATGCCATCCTGG GCCTGCTCTCGCTGTCGGTGAAGGGAGCAGAAGTGGCCTCCATGACCATCAACATCATCCAGAGCATTCCTAACTTGGACTGGCTCTCTGTGTGGATCAAGGCATATGCCTTTGTGCATACTGGAGACAACACCAGAGCAATAAACACCATTTG cTCTTTAGAGAAGAAGTCATTGCTGAGGGATAATGTGGACTTGCTGGGGAGCTTAGCAGACCTGTACTTCAGAGCTGGAGATAATAAAAACTCTATCCTAAAATTTGAACAAGCACAAATGCTGGATCCTTACCTGATAAAAG GAATGGATGTTTATGGTTATTTATTGGCACGTGAGGGTCGGCTGGAGGATGTGGAGAACCTGGGCTGCCGGCTCTTCAATATTTCTGACCAGCACGCAGAGCCCTGGGTGGTATCTGG GTGTCACAGTTTCTACAGCAAAAGATACTCCCGTGCCTTATACTTGGGAGCCAAAGCCATCCAGCTGAACAGCAACAGTGTCCAAGCCCTGCTGCTGAAAGGAGCAGCTCTGCGCAACATGGGCCGGGTGCAGGAGGCCATCATCCACTTCCGTGAGGCCATCCGGCTCGCGCCCTGCCGCCTCGACTGCTACGAGG GTCTCATCGAGTGTTACCTGGCATCCAACAGCATCCGTGAAGCCATGGTGATGGCAAACAACGTGTACAAAACCCTGGGGGCAAATGCACAGACCCTCACTCTGCTGGCCACAGTCTGCCTGGAGGACCCAGTCAcgcaggaaaaagcaaaaacattgCTGGATAAAGCTCTCACACAAAGACCTGACTATATTAAAGCTGTGGTAAAGAAAGCAGAACTTCTCA GTAGAGAGCAGAAGTATGAAGATGGGATTGCCTTGCTGAGGAATGCCCTGGCCAACCAGAGTGACTGTGTCCTGCACCGCATCCTCGGGGACTTCCTGGTGGCTGTCAACGAGTACCAGGAAGCCATGGACCAGTACAGCATAGCCCTGAG tTTGGATCCAAATGATCAAAAGTCACTGGAAGGAttgcagaaaatggaaaaagaggaaagtcCAACAGATGCCACCCAGGAAGAAGATGTGGATGACATGGAGGGAAGTGGAGAAGAGGGGGACTTGGAAGGCAGTGACAGTGAAGCAGCTCAGTGGGCAGATCAAGAGCAGTGGTTTGGGATGCAGTAA